The Polypterus senegalus isolate Bchr_013 chromosome 5, ASM1683550v1, whole genome shotgun sequence genome includes the window TATTTGTTGTTTTGTATCATTTTATGAAGCAGATTGAAGAATAAGAAATAGATAAATTGATGAACAGATTATTTTTGGCTGGCACTGCAGGTTAGAACTGATGCCTCCATAGTTCAGGAGACTATATTTGAAATCTGGGCTGACTCAACTGTTTATGTGGAATTTATATGTAATATTTGTTTAACTGAATGTTCCAAATTATGAGTGTTGGTCTATGTGTGAATGGACTAGTTTCTTGTTTTGGTGATTTAGACTGACTAAATAAACTTCAGACCCtataaccctgaattggataaaaTGGTTACATTTAAAGAAAGGATAACAAATTGAATGGATATTAATgaacttaaaattttttaacctttttgatACCACAGGTGGAGGAGCAGCAAGGTAGAGGAGATGACACAGCACTGAATGCTATCCGTCTATACTGTTCATCTTCTCCATCATCAAAGCCAGACCAATACATTCAGTCTGGAGCTGGAAGGTAAGTTGGATTCTAATCAACACTGCATAGTTACTTATCTATTGCAGAATATTCATGTGGTGTAATTTACGATCTGCTTAGACAGGTCACATTCAATGGTACGCTCCAGCTGTCTGTTCATTTCATTATCAAGGACTGTTCATCTGCCCTTTATAATGCCTCATGTTGTTCAATTAGTTTCTCTTCTTTATGAAATAATGTCTTGGGACAGCAGAGCTATTAACTAAGCAAACAAACCTGCTTTGTCAAATTTGTTATGTTCTCATgttgcaatatttttaaatgaaatgtttctgCACTTCTCTCATATTTCTTTAACTGTTGTAGCTGCTGTGTATGTGAATCAGGCTGCTGAGACAGTAAGTAACTGTAGTAAAAATGTCTGTTGGAATGCAGATAAACGACTTGTCCTATGCTGTtattagtcagtcattatccagcctgctagatcctaacacagggtcacaggggtctgctggagccaatcccagccaacaaagggcgcaaggcaggaacaaaccccaggcagggcaccagtccaccgcaggctgttattatattttcattattttctgtacccagctttaaaataattcagaaagtcaaagtcaaagaagAATTCATGCAAGATGCCAGCCttaagtgaaaaggcaaattgtAAGACAAAACTTTCAATCAGTGGCCATTAGCTTTTAATTAATGTGTTTCAACTTGACTGGCATTTATTAacagtgaattaatttttcattgttctagtttaattcaaataatttttaaaaaatgaggacATTTCAAAATGCTCTCTGTATTCACTTAGGGACATTCTCAGTAATCAATGACTTAGAACCCAAAGGTTTCCCTGCTGCCACCAAATTTTTCTGATCCACATCAGGGGTCAGGACTGGGCGTTAGATCAATTTGCTCATACAGTATTATTAATTCTTTTCATATAAATGAAAAACCATCACTACatgtttcaaatatattttaaactcttTCACATTGGTTACTCAAAATCAACTTAGTACGGCTAAACATTGTTGTTTCAGTCAGTTCTTTAATAACATAATCATTCTAACGTTATAAATACAACATTCAACACAAGTATAACTCAAGCTACTTATTTTGCCTTACAAGCATAAAGGTAGTTACAACTGTTAGTGAGCAAAGGGaaaagtaaatactgtacaaATAATGACAAGTGGCCCGCACACACACAATTCATTTCTTTAACTTTGAATTAGAATTTAGGAAAATCATTGactaaatacaaaacatttcaaaacatatcacaatcacatttgtatttgtattaaaaataaaattacagggagtccccaggttacggacatccgacctaaacgacatacgaacggggtcgtagctgcgacgcatgcgcctcagtaactgccgctctgtcatcttctgcctggggacgctgcaaacggtggctggacggaggctggaggggggcgatttcgctgctcgcgcagtgtagcgTCACCTCGGGCGGCTGTTTCACTGCCCGcctaccacacacggctgcctgtTCATTctaggtgggcggctggtaatgctgcaagcggtgacctagttgtggctgaacggggcggcgggatgtagcattgtagtgtgcctcgaatggctgcgtgttgaatgggggtggtggtgcaGCGGGcattgcaggcagcatactgtagtggaggtgactgtgaggtgggctggtgaactgcccctcgctgcccccattcattctcaatagcaagcctgcttgtacttttACGCAcgtagcaggaagttgtctcttgtcagtatagggtggtccggatctaattatgcagatccagatcgtctggatgactttgatttatgcagggacgattgcagttcggcgcgaagactatttttcatgtcgtcagttcgcacacttctcgatggtccgggatttttcggagggttttctatgtaataaactgaataagttatagcgtaatgaaaattgcataattagatctggaccaccctatacatcagacgtgttgacgtctGGTGCTTTCCAGCTGTGATAACGtgcacagtgctgtgcagaagggctcatcttaatcttttgtcttcacccttcaagaatgtctctgaaacacaaatctgatgcaagtgctggtgatacagcaaagaagagaaaaaacattataattgaaaataaattagaaataataaaaaggtcagagagaggtgaaactccattattcattggcagagcacttggttacagtcagtcaacaatagcatttattaaaataatgtacctgttccaaattacatacaaattcaacttaagtacaaacctacagtccctatctcgtacgtaacccggggaatGTCTGTATTggtattatttgtattaaaaataataagctCTCAAAGAGTTTCCAGTTTTCATGAGCAACCTGGAAATTACAGGGATTGTTgaagaacatttctttttttaaatgtggtgTTCGAAATTGTGTGTAGCAACCCTGGTCTCAATTTCACTATAACATTGTAATTATGAAGAAAAGTAAGTAGACTTACCCAGAAGCAAGGGGTGTCAAATATGAGGAAAGACGTAAAGTGCTTAATCTTTTCAGCATAAACATACAAAATGAGATGCTCTCTCCTGTATATTGTAAAGTCAGTTTATGAATGCCATCAGGCTGATAATGGTTCTTTTTAAATGGTGTCTGTTAATCTGTCTAAATGCCCAAAACATTCATCTTAATAGCAACAGTCCTAAATCACTGAGGataaatatttgtctttttcaGGTGGGGAAGCTGGACAAATGTACAGTGGTGCAGTTATGGATTCCTGACTGCATTCAAATTGAAAGTGGAAAAGTACCAGGGATCTGGAGATGACACAGCTGCCAATGATATCATATTCAAATGTTCTAATGGAGATTTCATTCCCGGCAATGGTCAGATCTGGGGAGAATGGGAGGAAACCAGTAATTCTTGCTCAAAAGGCATCTGTGGAATTCAAACTAGAATCGAAGAGCCTCAAGGAGATGGAGATGACACCGCTCTCAATGATGTGCGCTTCTTCTGTGACTAGTCCTCCACGATAACTTcatatactaataaaaatatgaagtgttTTTATGTTTATCCCATCTGCATT containing:
- the LOC120529715 gene encoding vitelline membrane outer layer protein 1 homolog, which codes for MEQIAKCGFFFVFIFLSSVNSDMITVSNGAKWGDWQFKDMCPEGTYARGFNLKVEEQQGRGDDTALNAIRLYCSSSPSSKPDQYIQSGAGRWGSWTNVQWCSYGFLTAFKLKVEKYQGSGDDTAANDIIFKCSNGDFIPGNGQIWGEWEETSNSCSKGICGIQTRIEEPQGDGDDTALNDVRFFCD